The following nucleotide sequence is from Novipirellula galeiformis.
ATCAATCTGCTTCGGTTCTTGTTTCTCGCGATCCACTGTCGGCTCGGCCGAGTCAAGCCGCATCAAAAAAACGCCAGGGGCCTCGAAGGCAGAGCACACGATTGCGAACGCAAAAGCGCAAAGCGGCAGTGAGCGAAAGCATGAAGAGAGGCGTCGTCGAATCATAATTTTGATTTCTTGCCGTCTGGAGGTAGGGCACGTTAACGGGGCTCGACAGCCGATAAAGGTTGCCGAAGGCCCGTTGCTGCTTGCCACCATTGTGACAGGAAAGAGGCGTTAGGCCAAGCAGGAAACTACAGGGGCGATTGAGATATTTTGCCAGCTCGATTTGAGGGCGCGAATCGGAGTGCTCATCCCGCCAGCGCATGCTAGTTGGTTTGCGTCGGCCGTAACGCCGGCATTTTGGCCATCGACGCGAAGGCGGCGGCGCCGCAAGAGTAGGCAGGGGCACGGGCCAATAACGCTAAAGGGAGCGTGCTGCGACGGAAAGGCGAAACCAATGGGGCTTCCCTTTTATGCCGCGTGTGAGACAAGCCGCCGGGCCTCATCGCGTTGTAAAACGCGGAGCGGATCGCGATGCACCGCTAGTTAACTCGAACGTCGTCTGAGCGGTATTGCCACCACGGCAGACAGGCATCGGGACATCGGCCTATGGGAGACGTGTCGATGACGCAACGATTTCGCTGCACTGTTTCGCGTCTCTAGCGAGCCAGCGTCAGGGAGTCCATTCGTTCGGTAATCGTCGAATGAATCTTCTCGAGTTCTCGCTCGAGTTGTTGGTTGCTGTTGTACAGCAAGACAAGCTCCGCACGGGTCTCTGCGAGCGATTTGCTGACCTGGTCATGATACGCTTGGATTGCGATCTTTTCCTTTTCGGTTTGATCGAAATCTTGCTCAAGCTTCAATTTGTCCGCTTGGGTCGTGGTCAACATCGCTTCGGTGGCTCGAATCGCATCGAGAAGCACGGTTTTTTGGTACTCCACTTTCTTGTCTTGTGCTTCCAAAGCGGTCAAGCGGAGCCGGATGCGTCGCAGCACAAATCGGTAATCGTTCAAGGGACGGATGTAGAATTGATTGATCAATTTGACGACGCCCGAGTCGATCAACTGATTGGCGGCTTCTTCCTTGAGCACGATCTGGTCGCCAACTTTAAAGCCAACTTCGTCCCCTTCGGTCCGTTGCAAACGGCTATCCAGGGCGCGCCCGGTGCCATCGAAAAAGTTTCCATCGGTTGCCGCCGTAGTGCGTTGTCCGTCGACCTGTTCATTGTGTTTTTTGATGAACTCGACGCGCGTCCAACGGCTCAACGGAGGATCGTCGGGAGTCGCTTGTTTGCCATCGCGAAGGTAGGAATTCAGAGTCGCTTCGCTAATTCCCGATTCAAAAAGATCGGCCAGCAGCTTGTCGTCGACGCGACCAAACAGATTCTCTTCGTCCGAAACGCTTCCATCGGCGATGAACATTTCGTGCCCGTCGAGAGGTAGCATCTCGTAGATTGACCAACTGCCCGCTTGCATGCTGGTGATCGAATCTTGTTGGATTTTTTCAAGATTGCTGGTGGGTTGTAGCGTGACCTGGTCTGGCGTGCTCGCGGTCACACGAAATTCACCCAGATAGAACCGGGGCAGCAACGAGGTGGAGTTGGGCATCGGGCGTTCGGCAAATCCGTAGACGATCAAGCCTTCGGGGACCACAGGTGATGGGGCCGCTGCTGCCGCCGCCGGGGCGGGTTCTGCAGCACCGCCAGCATCAGCGGGAATGACTGCCGCGTCTTGCGTACGGGCTAATACGATGCCATTGAGGTCACCGTTCTTCAGTTCCAAGGAACGCCACACGCGGCCGGTTTCGATACCGATTACCGACAACTCGTGGGTCAGTGCCACTAAGCCTTTGCCCGCCTCGGGGTTGGTGGTGCTGCCGAATTTGAGCGTATGATTCTCTGCTTTTGCTTTTTCAGCGCGGAGTTCGAGCTCTTCTTTGACTTTATGCCATGCCGCACGGCTCTTCAGTGCCCCGGCGGTGGGGAAGATAAAGATCACCGACAGCAACATGATTGAGATCACGGTGGTGATGTGGTACCAGCGCCACTGCGGTGCTGCCTTCCAGACGAGCACAAAGAAACCGATCACGACAACGATCAGTAGGCCTAAAATAGCGTATTGCATGATCGTTTATGAGAGAGGTTGAACAGTCATAGTCAAAGACGAAGCAGTCGATCGGGAGGTGATCGGAGGCGTGTTGCAAGAAAACCGCAATAAAAGTCCTCCGTTGGATAATAAGTTGGGCAAGATGTACCGTCAAGCTTTTCTCGTAATCTGCGGGACAATCAACGCAGATCGTGGGTCCATTTGGAGCGACCGTAGCACCAAAACCGACTTTTCAAGCTCACGGCGCGGACGGGGTTCTGTCGTCACAGTCGTTGCAACCGGCGTGTCCGTCAACCAAACCGGTGCACCGAACGGCATAACCCTACGATCCGGTAAAGGCCGAAGGGAAAGTGTCCGAACTCGATAACAGTACTAACGGATGTGCGTTTTGTAGGCGTTATCCTCGAAAATTCAGTTCTCTCACACCCGAACGTCCAACGTGAGCAAAAATCCCCCCCGCTTGGATGGCGGTCCATCGATCGCTGCGAATCGATTCGTATCGAACCCAACCTTCGCGGCTGGGCCCTGGATCTCGACCCCCGGTGTGATGCTCTTGTGCATCATGTTTCTCAGTAGCGTTGGCTGCCATCGTCAGTACTATCGCAAACAGGCTGACAACGAAGTCAATCTGTTGCTCGATGAAAAGTCACAACATATTTCGCGTCCCCCCACGATGCCGCTGCGAATTGACGTTGATCGCCGCAGTCGGATGTTTAATCCCTTTGACTTGGATTTTCAGCCGATTCCGTTGGACGATCCGTCCTCGTACGAATACATGCAATGTGTCGATGGACGACGCGGGTATCCGATGTGGGAAGCCGCCGGGGTGACGAATACCGCCGAGAGTCCCGATTGGTGGCAATTCCTGCCGCTGGACGATGATGGGATTTTGGTCCTCAATGCCGAGAACGCAGTGCGAATTGCGTTGCTGCATTCCCCGGAATACCAAGCCCAATTGGAAGAGCTCTATTTGGCAGCCTTGGATGTCAGCAACCAGCGATTTCAGTTTGACACCCAGTTCTTTGGAGGGGCCAATACCTTCTTGACCGCCGATGGCCGCCGCCGCAGCGGAGGGAACAACAACAGCAGCACGCGTTTCGAGGTCGGCACGTACAGCGAAGGGCAACGTCCCCTCTCGCTGGAACGGAGATTCGCTACCGGCGGCGAATTGGTCGCCGGCGTGGCCAACAACATCGTTTGGGAGTTGAGTGGACCAAATAGCCAAAGCGCCTCGACCATCTTTGATTTCACGTTATTGCAACCGCTGTTGCGTGGTGCGGGACGCGACAGAGTGCTCGAAGGGTTAACCTTTGCCGAACGCAATTTGTTGGCCAACGTGCGCGCCTTCGAACGCTACCGCCGCAGTTTCTTCTTGAATATCACGGTCGGTCGCGGCCCCGAAAGTTTGGTTAACGCGGGTAACTCCAATATCTCCATCAATGGTCAAGGGTTCGGAACCGGCGGCGGCAGCGCCAGCGGCTATTTGGGCTTGCTGCAGACTCAATTGCAGATCCGCAACCTCGAAGAAAACATCGCTCGTCAAACCGAAAACTTGCTGATCCTTGAAGACACCTTGATCGAGCAATTGACCACAATTCCCGATGACGCCGAAACGATCATTCGCCAGCGATTACAAGTCGCACAGGCGCGTTCGAGTTTGCTCCGCTCGCAAAGTCAATTGGTAGCCCAGCAAGCGGGTTATGAACGCTCGGTCGATGCGTTTCTCCGCAACCTTGGCTTGCCACCCTACATCTGTGCACGTTTGGAAGACCCCATACTCGAGCGGTTTGAGTTGATCGACCGAGACTTGCTCGGCCGTCGTGAACAACTTGCCTTGGTGCGAACCAACGTCGGCAGAATCAATGTTTCGATTCTCGAGCGTGGCACGTTCCGCGTCGATGAAGCCACCGGTTTACCGGAATCGCAAATCGAGTGGAGCGATGAACTTGCCAAGACGCTCGCGGCGTTACGCAATGAAATCCAACCGTTGGCGAAGTTCAACCAATCGCTGATTAAGGACGACTTGCCACGCGTTGCTGAGGACATGTCACGCTTTGAGGACTCGTTGCAGGAGCGGGAAAGCCAAAACCGTCGGTTGAGCAAGATGTACCAGGAACAGAAAACTCAGATCTGTTCGCTGCTCAATACAAGTGACATTGATGAGTCGCTATTTGACATCCAAGACCTGGGCTCTCTTAACGCTCAATTGAAAGAGGATTTCGACGCACTTGGCGAACGCTTGGCGACCTACGAGCAACGAATTGCCAAACTTGATCGTGCCATTGCGGAGCTGGCGACGCGTGGTCCGGAAGACAAAGACCCGGTAAAAGTGGCACTGTTGCTTCGCGATAACATCATCCTCGCGTCGCAGGACTTGTTGGCCGTGCTAGCCGACGACGTGTTGACGCTGCAGCTAACCCAAGCACGGGCGAGAACGGAAAGCGTGTTGCTTCCCGAAGTCGAAATTGACGCTCCCACGGCACTGGAAATCGCTCGGGCAAACCGTCGCGATTGGGCGAATGCTCGTGCCAGCCTTGTCGATACGTGGCGTTTGATCGAAGTCACCGCAGACGACTTGGAAAGCTCGCTCGATGTGGTGTTCAACGGCGACGTTCAAAACGTTGGAAACAATCCACTCGATATGCGTTCGTCTACTGGACGATTGCGAGTGGGGTTGCAATGGGACTCACCGATCACAAGGTTGGTGCAACGAAACAATTATCGTGCTAGTTTGATCGACTATGAACAAGCCAAACGAGCCTATTACGGATTCGAAGATGACGTTTGGCAACAATTGCGTGCTGAAATTCGACAACTGCAAGCGAATCGTTTGACGTTCGAACTCGGCCGGCAAGCGGTCAGCATCGCGGCCTCACAGATCGAGTTGAATGCCGATATCCGAGCACTCAACGAAGCCCGTGGACGCAGCAGCGGTCCGACCGCCGCCCGTGATGCGATCAGTGCGTTGAACGATTTGCTCGACGCCCAGAACTCGTTGTTGAATATCTTCGTCAACTACGAAGTCGTTCGCCGCAGCCTTGATTTCGATCTCGGTACGATGGAGCTCACGCCCGAAGGATTGTGGATGGATCCAGGAAAGTTAGATCCTGCGTATCTGTTGACACTCTCTGGGACCCAGGAATCGGGAATGATTGGCGGTTGCAACGCTTGCTGTCTGCCGTCACGACCGCTGCCTCGTCAACCCGACTACGGGATGATTCAAAGCGACGGCGTCCCCGCGGTAACGTTGATCGAGTAGTGCCGCGTCGGTTGCTAAAGCATGTTGCAAAATGAAGGGTGCTTCAAGCCGTAGCTGCGTTCGCAAGAACGCGGTCCACTATCTGGCGACGGCAGTTACATCAACATCAAAAATGATCTAGCGAGATGGCAACGCGTCTCGGACCCGTTGGGCAATCGTTTGAAGCAACTCTGCGGGCAACACGCCTTGTTTTGCCGCGGCGATGTTCTCCGCAAGATGGCGGGCGTTACAGGTTCCCACGATGGCGGTATGGCAATGGGGATGGGACAGCGTGTAACGCAAAATCAATTCCGCTCGCGTCATTGATGCAGGTAAGACTTCATCAAGTTTTGCTCGTTCCCAAATGTCGTCGAGCGCCGGGCGTTTGATTTCGGCGTCGGGACCGCCGTGTGCGATCCCCCCGCGAAGAATGATTCCCGCGCCGTTGTTCGCCGCTTCGCTGATCACGTCATGGTGCTCCGGTGCGAGCGCCGAATAGGGCAACTGGAACGTATCGAAAACGCCCAGTTTCATCAGCTTCAACATTTCAGGAAGTTTGGTCGAAACGCCGAGGAAGCGAATCATGCCTTGCGTTTGAAATCGCACTAATTGTTCGATCAATCCTTCACGTTGGAGCGTTTCCGCATCGCCACCATGGAATTGCAGTAAATCAAGGTGACCGGTCTGCAAACGAGCGAGACTCTTTTCGAGGTTTCGCTCGATCACCTCCTTATTCCAGTGGTGCTCAATCTGCAGATGGTCGTCGTGTTGGGTATAGACGCAACCACATTTGCTTGCCAAGAAATATTCGGATCGCCGCGCACCGAGGTAGCGTCCAATCCGCTCTTCGCTGAGACCGTAATCGGGGGCCGTGTCGATGAAGTTGATTCCTGAATCGAGCACCTGATGGAGGATGGACTCCGCATCCTGTTCGCTGACGTCACGTACACCCCACGTTTTGGGGCCGCGGATTCCCATGCTTCCGTAGCCGAGTTGAGTGACTTCGATTCCGGTACGGCCAAGTTTTCGTGTGGGTAAGTTCATTGTGTTCTTGGGGGTGATCAGAGGGAGGGGGTTGCGTTCTTTCGGGTTCAGTTGAAACGGAGCCGCGTCAAAGACCAACATCAATGCGCGGCGGCGCGTTCGATTTTGTCGATCGCCCAACGTGATGCTTCCCGTACCAGAGCATCTTCGTCGGCGAGTCCGTGACGCAAAGCGGACAGCGAATTTGGGTCGAGCTGGTTGCCGAGCACCAAGGCAGCGTTGCGCAACACGCCGCGCCGGCGTGTTCTCCACAGCGGCGTTTTGCGGAACCGGAGCCGAAACTCGGCATCATCGAGAGAAAACAACGCCCTCAATTCCAACGTTTGTAGAGGCGTGTCTTCGGGTTGCTCCGCGTCGTCGCGACGCATCGCTTTGCGGTTCCACGGGCAAACCTCTTGGCAAACATCACATCCGAAGGCCCAATCCCCGACCGAGTCACGCAGATCATCGGCGATCGCGTCTCGGTTTTCAATCGTCAGATAGCTGATGCATCGCGTCGCATCCAACACCCCCGGCTGTGGAAACGCTGCGGTCGGACAAGCGTCAAGACACGCGGTACAGGTTCCACAATGCGACGACTCGTGGGGCGTGTCGGTGGGGAGCTCAAGATCGGTAAGCACACAGGCCAGAAAGAAGTAGCTGCCTAAATGCTTGTTGATCAGCAGCGTGTTTTTTCCTTGCCAGCCCAGACCGGCCAATTGAGCGATCTCGCGTTCCATGATCGGAGCGGTATCGATGACGCCCCGTGCCATCGCGGTGGGATCGAATTGGCGAATCAACTTGACAAGCCGTTTTAGCTTCGGATGAATGATGTCGTGATAGTCATCGCCTTGCCAGGCATAGCGAGCCACTCGGCCCGTGCCGGGCGGTACCGCGGTGCGGGGACCAACATCATAGGGATAGGCCAAGGCGATCACGCTGCGACACCCCTCCAGCACGCCGGCGGGATGTCGATAGGCCTCTAGTCGATCGGCGAGGTAGGACATTTCGCCCGCATAGCCCGCTTCGATCCAGCGGGTCAAATCAGAAAATCCGCTCGACTCGATCGCCGGGGCTACGCCGACCGCGATGAAACCAAGCTCGGATGCTTGCCTGCGAAACGTCGCCAACAAATCGGTTGGCGACGTGATCGGATTCGATTGGCCGCGTTCACTCAACGGGAGCAGTCTCGACAGGGCCAATATCGGCCTTGGCAATCTCGACGCCGCGTTCATGGAAGAACAGCAAGAAGCCGACCAATACGGCCAACGCAAATAGGGCTGGCTTCATCCAGAGATCGTACCACTGGATCGCGGCGAGTTCGGAATGTCGCAATTCATCTTTTTCGGCTCGCAGCGATGCGATCGCTTCGGCACTGGCTTCAGCTTTGACCGCGTCATCAATTTGCTTGGTCTTCTCGACGACCTCGGCGCTGAATTGCTTTGACTCGGTCGTCGTGTGCTGGCCTTCGATACGGCCGGCCACTTGAGCACCGATCATCATTCCTAGGCCAAGCGTCAACATCACCAACAATCCTTGAGCTTGGGCGCGTACCGCTTCAGGGGCCTTCTTGTCCGTATAGATTTGCCCGGTGACGAAGAAGAAGTCGTAACAAATCCCATGCAGCACGATTCCTAAGATAATCATCCAACGCACTTGATCCGACGCTCCGTAAGCAAACAACGTGTAGCGTCCGACCCATGCCAACATGCCGATCGCGAGCATCCATTTGACGCCCAAACGGCGGAAAAAGAACGGCATCACCAACATGAATACGATCTCAGAAATTTGACCGTAGGACATCGTCGTCCCGATCGGCAACTGAGTTAGCTCGACAACGCGGCTGGCGATTTGGTAGTAAAACGCCAACGGAATGCAGATCAACATCGACGAAATAAGGAACACAAAATAGGAGCGGTCCTTCAACAACACGAGCGCGTCGAGACCGAACAATTGTCGAATCGAAACCTTCTCGTTGGAGCTGACCGGCGGGGTGTCCGGAAGAAAGAAACTAAACACCCCGAGTGCAACGGCCGCACCTGCGGCGAGATAGAACATGCCCGCATTGGTTTCGAAACCGGTAAAGGTCAGTACAAAACCGGCGGCAATCCAACCAATCGTCCCCAACACCCGGATGCCGGGAAACTCTGTCTCCGGATCCGACATGTTCTTCAGTGCGATCGTATTGGACAACGCAAGGGTTGGGTAATAGGTCAACATGTAACCGAGAAAGAATCCCCAGTTGATGAAGCCGGGCGATGCCCCCCCTTTCATCGAGGAGACCGCCGCAAACATGATCACGCCGCCCAGGAGGTGCAGGATCGCGAGCACTTTTTGTGCGGAAAAGAATCGGTCGGCGATCAAGCCCACCAACAACGGCGTCAACAATCCCGCGATCGGACCCACCGAGTACGTGTTTCCAAAGTCACTAGGCCCGAATCCAATCGTAGACAAATAGTTTGGCGCTGTGACGTACCACGATCCCCAAACAAAGAACTGCAGGAACATCATGATCGAAAGACGGATGCGAACGCTTGGGGCCATTGCAAGAAACTTCGGTTGTGTGGGAAGCGGGAAAAAAAGCAGCTTGAGGGATCCGCGGCGAAGGGTGACTCGCGACTCGCCCGGTTGGATTGCTACGCGGTGAACTCAGGTCGATCGAGATTCTAACGTAGCGCCTCGAGTACTTGTAGTGTTGGCAGGGGATCGATGGAATCCAGCGGACTGTCGTCGCGAGCGAAGAACATCAAATGTTGCCAGGGCAGCTTGTTATACTCTTTCACCAGCTTGAAGTGGTTCGCGTGGTACTCCTTGATGATCTGGTTTTTTGACATTTTGTGCAGCGGCTTGATCGGCACGGTGGGATCCTCTTCGCGATACTCCAACAGCGCAATCACGCCCTCGGGCTTCAAGGCCCGGTGCAGATGCCAAAGCATTGATTCGGGATGTGAAAACTCGTGGTAGACATCGACCATTAAGATCAGATCGAGCTCCGCGGCGGGCAGATTGGGATTATCGACGTTGCCGAGAATCGGCTCGATATTTCGCAGTTTCGCCTTGCCACTGCGGACGCGGAGCTTTTGTAGCATCTCACGCTGAATGTCGACGGCTAAGATCCTGCCACGCTCGCCCACTTTCTTTGCCATCGGTAACGTCCAATACCCGTTGCCGCAACCGAGGTCACAGACGACCATGCCCTCGCTCAGATTGAGTTGGACGAACGAATCGGAAGCATTCTCTTCCTCGTCACGATTGTCGCGGATCAGCCACGGGGCGCCTTGGTGTCCCATCGGCTGGGCAACGATGCGACCCAGGTAAGTACGCCGCGCTTTCTCCTCAGGCGGCGTTGCCGAGACCTTGTCTGCCGAGGCTTGGGCTTGGGCTTGCGGCGTGCTAGGGCCAAGCGGCGTGCTAGGGCCAAGTGGCGTGCTAGGGCCAAGTGGCGTGCCGGTCTCAATGACCGCGGTCTCTTGCGCCCCTGCCTTGCTTGCCAAACCGACCGTCAAACTGACCGCCAAGCAGGCGATCATAAACGCGGATGGACATCGAGCGGACGCCGTCTCGCTTCGCAACCGCCCCCGCTTAATCCTCGTCGCGAGTGACCAGTTCAAACTCAGGCTCAAACGCGCTCTCAAAGTCAAAGACGTCATCAAAATCCTCGCGGCGATCGGTTTCACTTTTTCGCATCTGTTCGATGCGAATCAGATTGTACACCAATTCACCCAGGTCACTCGTCGAGTGAATCCCCCAGTTCGCTAATACCATCTTGGCCAAATAACCATATTGATCGATCGCGTAACGGCGACACGACTCACACAGCTGTTGCCCGGTGACGTGGTTCGGGCTATCCGTGGGGTCGCCGCCTTTGGCCGCGGGCTCGCTCGTTTCGGCCTCAGCGCTCTCATGGGCGTAATGCAGTGACTCGCGGATGAATTGATAAGCTTCGATTCGATAGCGAGTGTCGTCGTTTAGTAAATCACGAATCGCTTTAAGAGGAGTCGTCATGGGGGAACTCAGGGGGACGCGTCGAGTGATTTGACGTAGGATCGGTCGGAGTAGAACGCTTCAGAGCCTCGGTAACGGAGCAGACGAACCGCGTCGGTGAGTCGCGCCGATGTTCGCGAAAGTTGCCTTTTCGTCGAGATATCGCAAGAGAGAAGCACACGGGTGATGACTGCGTCTCTGCATTTTGACCGCTTATTGGAAAAAATACAATTCCGCTGAGATTATCCGTGTGAAAAGAATGCGATTAAACCGCCAACCGATGCGGTTCGTGCAACGATATCGTTACCACTTCCTGAGTGAATGACCCACCGCAGCGGTCGCTCTTGCGGTCGATCGGGCGATGGAAGCCGACCGAGGTCTTAATTAATACAAACGCGACGGGGCCAAGGGGGATCGTTACCACCGGGTCACCGTCCCCTCTTTCCGCTCCGCCCCAAAAAAAATGCTGGCGGGCAACGTACAAACGTCGTGGGGCAAACGACGTTAGTGGTCACCCGCCAGCAAGATGGTTAGAGAAATCATCAATGCGGTCTTTACGACCTCTTCAATGGTCTCTCTCGGATTGGTTGCGGTGAGATACGGGTAATAGACATGAAAACAAACGGTTACGCAATAGGGGGGTGTGTGTCTGCGTTTGGTTTGTGCCTAAAACAGCGTAAATGCGAGTTTTTTTCTGTTGTTCTGTGATTGCCAAGGCTCAATTGCAAGTGTGCGGCCCCCCGGTGGAACTGCTCCGCAGGAATAGGGTTGCCGCTCCCTAGGGGCCAATTAAGTTTGTCAGAACGGTGAAGTTTTTAGAGCGGACCGATCAGTAACCGTCGCTACCGGTGTCGGCCACATCGATTCGGGGCATTCCCAGTTGAAGACGGCATGCATCGAGTATCTCCTTGGTGCGACTAGCGCCGACCCGGGTTACCCCCAGTTCGCGAACGCTCACGACGGTTTCGAAGTCGCGAATTCCTCCAGCCGCTTTCACTTGAACATGTTCGGGAGTGTGCTGTCGCATCAACGCTAGATCTTCGCTCGTCGCACCGCTGGTACCGAACCCGGTCGACGTTTTGACCCAATCGGCGTCGAGTTGCCCACAAATTTCACAAAGGCGAATTTTCTGTGTTTCGTTCAGGTAACAATTCTCAAAAATCACTTTCACTTTTTGCTTGGCCGCATGTGCCACCTCAATCACCGCAGCAATGTCTTGGCGGACGTAGTCCCAGTCCCCGCTGATCACCTTAGAGAGGTTGACGACCATATCGAGTTCTTCACAGCCGTCGGCGATCGCTTGTTCGGCCTCGGCTCGCTTGACCGCGGTGGTGTTGACGCCGAGTGGGAATCCAATCACGGTCGATGTTTTGACCGTGCTGGCGGAAAGCAATTCGGCGCACCGTGGCACCGCGTAGGGCATGATGCAAACACTC
It contains:
- a CDS encoding TolC family protein, whose translation is MSKNPPRLDGGPSIAANRFVSNPTFAAGPWISTPGVMLLCIMFLSSVGCHRQYYRKQADNEVNLLLDEKSQHISRPPTMPLRIDVDRRSRMFNPFDLDFQPIPLDDPSSYEYMQCVDGRRGYPMWEAAGVTNTAESPDWWQFLPLDDDGILVLNAENAVRIALLHSPEYQAQLEELYLAALDVSNQRFQFDTQFFGGANTFLTADGRRRSGGNNNSSTRFEVGTYSEGQRPLSLERRFATGGELVAGVANNIVWELSGPNSQSASTIFDFTLLQPLLRGAGRDRVLEGLTFAERNLLANVRAFERYRRSFFLNITVGRGPESLVNAGNSNISINGQGFGTGGGSASGYLGLLQTQLQIRNLEENIARQTENLLILEDTLIEQLTTIPDDAETIIRQRLQVAQARSSLLRSQSQLVAQQAGYERSVDAFLRNLGLPPYICARLEDPILERFELIDRDLLGRREQLALVRTNVGRINVSILERGTFRVDEATGLPESQIEWSDELAKTLAALRNEIQPLAKFNQSLIKDDLPRVAEDMSRFEDSLQERESQNRRLSKMYQEQKTQICSLLNTSDIDESLFDIQDLGSLNAQLKEDFDALGERLATYEQRIAKLDRAIAELATRGPEDKDPVKVALLLRDNIILASQDLLAVLADDVLTLQLTQARARTESVLLPEVEIDAPTALEIARANRRDWANARASLVDTWRLIEVTADDLESSLDVVFNGDVQNVGNNPLDMRSSTGRLRVGLQWDSPITRLVQRNNYRASLIDYEQAKRAYYGFEDDVWQQLRAEIRQLQANRLTFELGRQAVSIAASQIELNADIRALNEARGRSSGPTAARDAISALNDLLDAQNSLLNIFVNYEVVRRSLDFDLGTMELTPEGLWMDPGKLDPAYLLTLSGTQESGMIGGCNACCLPSRPLPRQPDYGMIQSDGVPAVTLIE
- the deoC gene encoding deoxyribose-phosphate aldolase; this translates as MSSGYTYQAISKMIDHALLTPTLSTSDLETGIALALAYDVASVCIMPYAVPRCAELLSASTVKTSTVIGFPLGVNTTAVKRAEAEQAIADGCEELDMVVNLSKVISGDWDYVRQDIAAVIEVAHAAKQKVKVIFENCYLNETQKIRLCEICGQLDADWVKTSTGFGTSGATSEDLALMRQHTPEHVQVKAAGGIRDFETVVSVRELGVTRVGASRTKEILDACRLQLGMPRIDVADTGSDGY
- a CDS encoding class I SAM-dependent methyltransferase — protein: MIACLAVSLTVGLASKAGAQETAVIETGTPLGPSTPLGPSTPLGPSTPQAQAQASADKVSATPPEEKARRTYLGRIVAQPMGHQGAPWLIRDNRDEEENASDSFVQLNLSEGMVVCDLGCGNGYWTLPMAKKVGERGRILAVDIQREMLQKLRVRSGKAKLRNIEPILGNVDNPNLPAAELDLILMVDVYHEFSHPESMLWHLHRALKPEGVIALLEYREEDPTVPIKPLHKMSKNQIIKEYHANHFKLVKEYNKLPWQHLMFFARDDSPLDSIDPLPTLQVLEALR
- the queG gene encoding tRNA epoxyqueuosine(34) reductase QueG: MSERGQSNPITSPTDLLATFRRQASELGFIAVGVAPAIESSGFSDLTRWIEAGYAGEMSYLADRLEAYRHPAGVLEGCRSVIALAYPYDVGPRTAVPPGTGRVARYAWQGDDYHDIIHPKLKRLVKLIRQFDPTAMARGVIDTAPIMEREIAQLAGLGWQGKNTLLINKHLGSYFFLACVLTDLELPTDTPHESSHCGTCTACLDACPTAAFPQPGVLDATRCISYLTIENRDAIADDLRDSVGDWAFGCDVCQEVCPWNRKAMRRDDAEQPEDTPLQTLELRALFSLDDAEFRLRFRKTPLWRTRRRGVLRNAALVLGNQLDPNSLSALRHGLADEDALVREASRWAIDKIERAAAH
- a CDS encoding aldo/keto reductase, encoding MNLPTRKLGRTGIEVTQLGYGSMGIRGPKTWGVRDVSEQDAESILHQVLDSGINFIDTAPDYGLSEERIGRYLGARRSEYFLASKCGCVYTQHDDHLQIEHHWNKEVIERNLEKSLARLQTGHLDLLQFHGGDAETLQREGLIEQLVRFQTQGMIRFLGVSTKLPEMLKLMKLGVFDTFQLPYSALAPEHHDVISEAANNGAGIILRGGIAHGGPDAEIKRPALDDIWERAKLDEVLPASMTRAELILRYTLSHPHCHTAIVGTCNARHLAENIAAAKQGVLPAELLQTIAQRVRDALPSR
- a CDS encoding MFS transporter, with amino-acid sequence MAPSVRIRLSIMMFLQFFVWGSWYVTAPNYLSTIGFGPSDFGNTYSVGPIAGLLTPLLVGLIADRFFSAQKVLAILHLLGGVIMFAAVSSMKGGASPGFINWGFFLGYMLTYYPTLALSNTIALKNMSDPETEFPGIRVLGTIGWIAAGFVLTFTGFETNAGMFYLAAGAAVALGVFSFFLPDTPPVSSNEKVSIRQLFGLDALVLLKDRSYFVFLISSMLICIPLAFYYQIASRVVELTQLPIGTTMSYGQISEIVFMLVMPFFFRRLGVKWMLAIGMLAWVGRYTLFAYGASDQVRWMIILGIVLHGICYDFFFVTGQIYTDKKAPEAVRAQAQGLLVMLTLGLGMMIGAQVAGRIEGQHTTTESKQFSAEVVEKTKQIDDAVKAEASAEAIASLRAEKDELRHSELAAIQWYDLWMKPALFALAVLVGFLLFFHERGVEIAKADIGPVETAPVE
- a CDS encoding Minf_1886 family protein; this translates as MTTPLKAIRDLLNDDTRYRIEAYQFIRESLHYAHESAEAETSEPAAKGGDPTDSPNHVTGQQLCESCRRYAIDQYGYLAKMVLANWGIHSTSDLGELVYNLIRIEQMRKSETDRREDFDDVFDFESAFEPEFELVTRDED